The Streptomyces cyanogenus DNA segment CTGGACGGCACCAACACCTGGATCGTCGCCGAGCCAGACTCCGACCTGGCGGTGGTGATCGACCCCGGCCCGCTGGACGACGGCCATCTGCGCAACGTCGTGGACACGGCCGAGCGGGCCGGCAAGCGCATAGCACTGACCCTGCTCACCCACGGCCACCCCGACCACGCCGAGGGTGCCGCCCGGTTCGCCGAGCTGACCGCCACGCGCGTGCGTGCCCTCGACCCGGCGCTGCGGCTCGGCGACGAGGGCCTGGCCGCCGGGGACGTGATCACCGTCGGCGGCCTGGAGCTGAGGGTCGTACCGACCCCCGGGCACACCGCGGACTCGCTGTCGTTCCATCTCCCGGCCGACCGGGCGGTGCTGACCGGCGACACGATCCTGGGGCGCGGTACGACGGTCGTGGCGCACCCTGACGGCCGGCTCGGCGACTATCTGGACTCGCTGCGGCGGCTGAGGTCGCTGACGGTGGACGACGGCGTGCACACCGTCCTGCCGGGCCACGGGCCGGTCCTGGAGGACGCGCAGGGTGCCGTCGAGTTCTACCTCGCCCACCGCGCCCACCGGCTCGCCCAGGTGGAGACCGCGGTCGAGGACGGCTACCGCACGGCGGCCCAGGTCGTCGCCCATGTGTACGCCGACGTGGACCGCTCGCTGTGGCCGGCGGCGGAGCTGTCGGTCCGCGCGCAGATGGACTACCTGAGCGAGCACGGGCTGATCTAGCGCCTCACCTCTGGACCGGGCGGATCGGGGCGCGCTGCAGGACCCCGCGGGCCCGGCGTGTTCCGAGCGGCGGCCCCTAGTCCGGCCGGGGCGCCTTGACGCCGTGCACGCGCGCGTACTCGGCGGCGAGCCAGGGGCCCAGTTCGTCGACGTACGAGCGCAGCACCTCCGGGTCGCCGACGGGCTCGTAGCCGTACTCGGCCGCCCTGCGCAGCTCGGCGGCCCGCTGGGGGTAGTAGGCGCCGAACACCTCGGCCATCTCCCGCAGGTCGCTGGTCCAGCCCTGCCAGCGGGGCATGACGAGGGTGAACCCCGTGCGGACGAGGTGGCGGGACATGAACCGGACGAGCGGCCGGCGGGCCTCCTCGGTGTCCTCCGCCCCCGCGATCCGCTCCCGCCAGTGGGGCAGCCACCGCCCGAGGTCGCCGTTGGTCTCGCGGGCCAGCAGGGAGTCGGGGCGGTAGCGGGGCAGGTGCTCGGCCAGGTCGTCACCGAGCAGCGGGGTGCACAGGCAGGCGACGAACCAGCCGAGGTCGTACCGCTCCAGGTCGCTCAGCAGCCGCTCCCGGCCGTAGAGCAGGGTGCCGACGCCGTCGATCTGCCGGAACTCCTGGTCGAGTGCCTGGCCGAGGGCGCGTGCGGCGGCCCGGTCGGCGTCGGCCGGTTCCCCGTGCAGGGCGACCAGCAGGTCCAGGTCGCTGCGCCCCACGCGCGCGGTGCCGCGCGGGACCGACCCGTAGAGGTAGGCGCTGTGCAGGCGCGTGCCGAAGACGGCCGGCAGCCGGTCGCGGACGGCGGCCACGACCGGGCGGAAGGCGGGCGGCACGCGCGCGAGGGAGCCTTCGCGGGCCAGCCGGCCCTGGGCGTCGACGCCTCTGGGGGCGGGGAGCACGGTCATGGGCCCACTCTGCCGTCCGCAGCGGGCCTGGGCAGCCGGTTTTCGGCGCGGGCGGGCCCGGCGCCGGTCAGGGCAGCCGCAGCCGGCTCCCGGGGCGCACGGCGGGCGGCGGCGTCAGCGCGAGCGCTTGGCGAGCCGCTCCACGTCCAGCAGGATCACGGCCCGCGCCTCCAGGCGGAGCCAGCCGCGCTGGGCGAAGTCCGCCAGCGCCTTGTTCACGGTCTCGCGGGAGGCGCCGACCAGCTGGGCCAGCTCCTCCTGGGTGAGGTCGTGGACGACGTGGATGCCCTCCTCGGACTGCACGCCGAAGCGGCGGGAGAGGTCCAGCAGGGCGCGTGCCACGCGGCCGGGGACGTCGGAGAAGACCAGGTCGGACATGGCGTCGTTGGTCTTGCGCAGGCGGCGGGCGACGGCGCGCAGCAGGGCGCCGGCCACCTCGGGACGGGCGTTCAGCCAGGGCTGGAGGTCACCGTGGCCGAGACCGAGCAGCTTGACCTCGGTCAGCGCGGTCGCGGTGGCCGTACGGGGGCCCGGGTCGAACAGCGACAGCTCACCGATCAGCTCGCCGGGGCCGACGACGGCGAGCATGTTCTCGCGGCCGTCGGGGGAGGTGCGGTGCAGCTTGACCTTGCCCTCGGTGACGACGTACAGCCGGTCTCCGGGGTCTCCCTCGTGGAACAGGGAGTCGCCGCGTGCGAGGGTCACCTCACTCATGGAGGCGCGAAGCTCCGCGGCCTGCTCGTCGTCGAGAGCCGCGAAGAGCGGGTTGCGCCGCAGAACGTCGTCCACGAGTTCTCTCCTTGTCGACCTGCTCAGGGGATCTTGCTCCCCGCGTGCCAGGGGACCGTGTTCCCCATTTTGCCGGACGGTCCAAACAGTGTGATCTGTCACAAGGATGCCGCACAGGTGTCCCGGGGTAAGCGTCAGGGGTCCGATCGGGGGCCGCTACGCGGGGTCCGGGGCGGATGTCGGCGCCGGGCTTTAGGCTGGCCGGGTGTCCAAATCGCCGGTGAGAGCACGGGACAAGGGGGCTGGGCGGGTGGTTGCACGTCGCGATTCCGCTGTGGGCGAACAGAGCCCCGGGGGAAGTAATAAAAAAGGCAAATCAGCCAAAAAGGCACCTGTCGTCGTGAAGAAGGCCGCGGCCGTCGAGAAGTCCGCCGGGAAGGCCGCGCCCGTCAAGAAGATCGCCGTCAGGCCGCCGGCCGGCGAGTCCCCCACCGCGCTGGTCCGCCGCGCCCGCCGCGTCAACCGCGAGCTGGCCGAGGTCTACCCGTACGCCCACCCCGAACTGGACTTCGAGAACCCCTTCCAGCTCCTGGTCGCCACCGTGCTGTCGGCCCAGACCACCGACCTGCGCGTCAACCAGACCACCCCGGCGCTCTTCGCCAGGTACCCCACTCCCGAGGACCTCGCCGCCGCCAACCCGGAGGAGGTCGAGGAGATCCTGCGCCCCTGCGGCTTCTTCCGGGCCAAGACCAGGTCGGTCATAGGCCTCTCCAAGGCACTCGTCGAGAACTTCGGCGGCGAGGTGCCCGGAAAGCTGGAGGCGCTGGTCACGCTGCCCGGCGTCGGCCGCAAGACCGCCTTCGTCGTCCTCGGCAACGCCTTCGGCCGGCCCGGGATCACCGTGGACACCCACTTCCAGCGGCTGGTCCGGCGCTGGCAGTGGACCGACGAGACCGACCCCGACAAGATCGAGGCCGCCGTCGGCGCGCTCTTCCCGAAGAGCGACTGGACCGACCTGTCGCACCACGTGATCTGGCACGGCCGCCGCATCTGCCACGCCCGCAAACCCGCCTGCGGCGCCTGCCCCATCGCCCCGCTCTGCCCGGCCTACGGCGAGGGCGAGACCGACCCGGAGAAGGCCAGGAAGCTCCTGAAGTACGAGAAGGGCGGCTTCCCCGGACAGCGGCTCAAGCCCCCGCAGGCCTACCTCGACGCGGGCGGCAAACCGGCGCCGCCGCTGGGCGCCGCGTGACGGAACGATCTCGAGGACCTCGGGCGTTGGACAGGGCAGAGCGACGGGGGTGGCGATGACGAGGGCAAGCGACACACAGGGCGGTCCGGTGACGTTCAGCAGAGAAGGGCTGCCGGACTGGCTGGAGCCCGTCGTGCGCGCCGCCGAGACGGTCCAGCCGCTGCAGCTGAGCCGCTTCCTGCCGCCGGAGAACGGCTCGGGACGGCAGTCGGCCGTGCTGATCCTGTTCGGCGAGGGCGAGCGCGGCCCGGAGCTGCTGCTCATGGAGCGCGCGGGCTCGCTGCGCTCGCACGCCGGCCAGCCGTCCTTCCCGGGCGGCGCGCTGGACCCGGAGGACGGCGATCCGCAGGGCGAGGGGCCGCTGCGGGCCGCGTTGCGCGAGGCGGAGGAGGAGACCGGGCTCGACCCGTCCGGCGTGCAGCTCTTCGGCGTGCTGCCCAGGCTGTACATCCCGGTCAGCGGCTTCGTCGTCACGCCCGTGCTCGGCTGGTGGCGCAAGCCCAGCCCGGTCGGCGTCGTCGACCCGAACGAGACGGCGCGGGTCTTCACCGTGCCCGTGGCGGATCTCACGGATCCCGCCAACCGCGCCACCGCCGTCCACCCCAGAGGCCACAGCGGCCCGGCATTCCTGGTCGAATCGGCCCTGGTGTGGGGCTTCACGGCCGGAGTGATCGACCGCCTGTTGCACTACGCGGGCTGGGAGCGGCCCTGGGACCGCGGGAAGCAGGTCCCGCTCGACTGGCACGCATGACAGGGTGTCGTACGTGAACGTGCTGGACATCCTGTTGCTGCTCGCGGCCGTGTGGTTCGCGGTGGTGGGGTACCGCCAGGGCTTCGTCGTCGGCATCCTGTCGGTGATCGGGTTCCTGGGCGGCGGTCTCGTCGCCGTGTACACGCTGCCCGTCATCTGGGACGCCGTGACCGGTCAGGCGGAGGTCGGCACCACCGCCGCCGTCGTGGCCGTCGTCGTGGTCATCGTCTGCGCCTCCATCGGCCAGGCCCTGACCACCCACCTCGGCAACAAACTGCGCCGGTACATCACCTGGTCCCCGGCCCGCGCCCTGGACGCCACCGGGGGCGCGCTGGTCAACGTCGTCGCGATGCTCCTGGTCGCCTGGCTGATCGGCTCCGCCCTGGCCGGTACGACGCTGCCCACGCTCGGCAAGGAGGTCCGCGGCTCCAAGGTGCTCCTCGGCGTCTCCCGGGCGCTGCCCGCGCAGGCCGACACCTGGTTCGCGGACTTCTCCGCCGTCCTCGCGCAGAACGGCTTCCCGCAGGTCTTCAGCCCGTTCTCCAACGAGCCGATCAAGGACGTACAGCCGCCCGACCCGGCCCTCGCCAACAGCTCGGTGGCCTTCCGCGCCCAGCGCTCCATCGTCAAGGTCACCGGCACCGCCCAGAGCTGCGGCAAGGTCCTGGAGGGCACCGGCTTCGTCTTCGCCGACCGCCGGGTCATGACCAACGCGCACGTCGTCGGCGGCGTCGACGCCCCGCGGGTGCAGATCGGCGGAGAAGGCCGCAAGTACGACGCGAAGGTCGTGCTGTACGACTGGAAGCGCGACATCGCCGTACTCGACGTACCCGACCTGAAGGCCACCGCGCTGCGGTTCACCGGCCAGGACGCGGCCGGCGGCGACGGCGCGATCGTCGCGGGCTTCCCCGAGAACGGCTCGTACGACGTGCGCGCCGCGCGCGTGCGCGGGCGCATCACGGCCAACGGCCCGGACATCTACCACCGCGGCACAGTCCGCCGCGACGTCTACTCGCTGTACGCCACCGTCCGCCAGGGCAACTCCGGCGGGCCCCTGCTCACCCCGGACGGCAAGGTGTACGGCGTGGTGTTCGCCAAGTCCCTCGACGACGAGGACACCGGCTACGCCCTGACGGCGGACGAGATCCAGCCCGACGTGGAGCGGGGCCGTACGGCGAACGAGCAGGTGGGTACGGACAGCTGCGCCCTGTAGGCGACGCGGCGGCGTTCAGCCCCGCGGGTGACGCAGGCGCACCGAGACCCAGCGGGCCCGGCGGCGCAGAATGCGCGGGATCCCCACCCTCGGGTCCGCTACCGCGAGTTGCGGGGTGCCTCGCTGAGGCGTGCTCAGGCCCGTGGCCGAGCGGCGGTTGCGGGGTGCGTCACTGTAGTCGTGCGTCCAGCCCATACCCCGACGTGTGCCCCCGCCCCAAGGTCGATAACCGCCCGCGCGCCCCCCAATTGGCCTATGCGGCGGGCATGTGGCCGTTCGGGGAACAAGTGTTCAGGAACCGGATACTCCGCGCACCGGATCGTCACCGGACCGTCACCGGTCGGGCTCGGGGTCCTTCAGCCAGTTGATCAGCTCGGTGGAGAACGCCACCGGGTCCTCCTCGTGCGGGAAGTGGCCCAGGCCGTCGAACAGCCGCCAGCGGTACGGCGCTTCGACGTACTCGCCCGAACCGGCCGCGCTGCGCGTGCGGGTCACCGGGTCCAGCGAGCCGTGCAGGTGCAGCGTCGGCACCCGCACGGGCCGCTTCATCCGGCGGTAGAACTGCACGCCGTCCGGGCGGGCCAGGGAGCGCACCAGCCAGCGGTACGGCTCGATCGCGCAGTGCGCGGTGGAGGGGATGCACATCGCCCGCCGGTACGTCTCCACGGCCGCGTCCTCCGGCAGCCGCGGCCCGGACCAGTCCCGGATCAGCCGGCCCGCCAGCGCGCCGTCGTCGGCGGTCAGTTGGCGCTCGGGGAGCCACGGCCGCTGGAACCCCCAGATGTAGGAGCTGGCGGCCGTCTGCCGGGCGTCACGCAGCATCGCCGCGCGCCAGCGCCGCGGATGGGGCATGGACACCACGGCCAGGCGCCGGACCAGCTTGGGCCGCATGGCCGCCGCCGTCCACGCCAGATAGCCACCGAGGTCGTGGCCGACGAGCGCGGCGTCCGGCTCGCCGAGCGAGCGGATGACGCCGGTGACGTCCAGCGCGAGGTTGGCGGGGTCGTACCCGCGGGGTGTGCGGTCGCTGCCGCCGACGCCCCGCAGGTCCATCGCCACCGCCCGGTAGCCCGCGTCGGCGAGCGCGGTCAGCTGGTGCCGCCACGTCCACCAGAACTGCGGGAAGCCGTGCAGGAGCAGCACCAGGGGGCCGTCGCCGAGTTCGGCGATGTGGAAACGCGCGCCGTTCGCGGCGACGTCCCTGTGACTCCAGGGACCTTCGATCCGTACGGCCGAGGGGGCGGCGGGTTCCGTCATGACGACGAGCGTGCCACAGCCTCGATGGCCGCGGGAGCCGGCTCCTCGGGCAGCTCCGGGCGCCGCGGGTGCGGCTTGGCGTTCTGCAGCACGCCCGCGGTCTGCTTCATCGAGGCGGCCACCTTCTGCGGGCCCTGGCTCTTCTTGGCCTTCTTGGCGAACACCACGCCGACCAGCGCCAGGAGTCCGGCGACGAGCACGTTGGCCGCGAAGGACAGCAGGAAGCAGACGGCCAGGTTCCAGCCGCTCCAGGTCCGAATTCCGTACGCCAGGGCGAAGTTGAGCATCGGCAGGGAGAACAGCAGCACCGCGCCGGCGACGGAGAACGCCCCGCCGCTCGCCGCGCCGCGCTTCACGTCCTGCTTGAGCTGGGCCTTGGCCAGCGCGATCTCGTCGTGCACCAGCGCCGACAATTCGGTCGTCGCCGAGGCGAACAGCTGGCCGATGCTGCGTTCGGCGCCGACCGGGCTGCCGTCGGGTGCGCTCATCGCGTTCTCCCTCTGAGGTCTCTCGTACCGTCTTGCGTACCGTCTTGATTTGTACCGTCTCGTCAGATCATGCCGGACGGTCGTCCTCATCGCCTGCCCCGCCCGGCACTTCCGCAAGACCGTGGCGCGCCTCGGCCGCCCGCTCGGCGGCCAGACGCCGGTGTTCGGCGGCCTTGCGCTCGTGGATCTCGGCCATGCGCAGGTGGTACGCCGGGTCGTCCTGCTCGTACACGTCCGGGATGCCGTCGTCGTCCTCGTCGCGTTCCTCGTCCTCGCACAGTCTGCGGTACTTGGCGTTGCGCAGCTTCAGCAGCACGGTGGCGCAGGCGGCCGCGATCAGCGAGCCGGCCAGGACGGCCGCCTTCACCTCGTCGGTCAGTACGGCGTCGCCCTCGAAGGCCAGCTCGCCGATGAGCAGCGAGACGGTGAACCCGATCCCGGCGAGGGAGGCCACCGCGAACAGGTCGGCCCATTCCAGGTCCTCGCTCAGCTCCGCCCGGGTGAAGCGGGCGGTCAGCCAGGTGCCGCCGAAGATGCCGACGGTCTTGCCCACGACCAGGCCGAGGACGACGCCGAGCGTCTCGGGCTTGGTGAACACGTCCGCGAGCGCCCCGCCGGATATCGGCACACCGGCGCTGAACAGCGCGAACAGCGGTACGGCGAGCCCGGCCGACAGGGGCCGCACCAGGTGTTCGATGTGCTCGCCCGGCGAGTGCTCCTCACCTTCCCGGGTGGTGCAGCGCAGCATCAGGCCCATCGCCACACCGGCGATGGTGGCGTGTACGCCGCTGTTGTACATCAGCGCCCAGACGACGACCCCGAGCGGCACGTACACGTACCAGCCGCGTACGCCCTTGCGCAGCAGCAGCCAGAAGACCACGAGGCCTGCGGCGGCCCCGCCGAGCGCGGCGAAGTTCAGCCGGTCGGTGAAGAACACCGCGATGATCAGGATCGCGAAGAGGTCGTCGACGACCGCCAGGGTGAGCAGGAAGGCGCGCAGGGCGCTGGGCAGGGAGGTGCCGATGACCGCGAGGACGGCGAGCGCGAAGGCGATGTCGGTTGCGGTGGGCACGGCCCAGCCCTGCGTGGAGCCGCCCCCGGCGAGGGTGCTGACCGTGTAGACGAGCGCGGGTACGGCCATCCCGCACAGCGCGGCCACCACGGGCAGCACGGCCGCCTTGGCGTCGCGCAGGTCCCCGGCGACCAGCTCGCGTTTCAGCTCGATGCCGGCGACGAAGAAGAACACGGCGAGCAGGCCGTCGGCGGCCCAGTGGGTGATCGAGAGGTTCAGGCCGAGGGTGCCGGGGCCGAGGTGGAACTGGCTGACCGTCTCGTAGCTGTGGTGGAGGCCGGGGATGTTCGCCCAGAGCAGCGCGGCCACTGCGGCGAGGAGGAGCAGGACACCGCCGACGGTCTCGGTGCGCAGCGCGTCCGCGACGAAGGTCCGCTCGGGCAGGGACAGCCGGCCGAGGACCTTGCGGGGGCTGGTGCTGGGGGCGGACACGGGGAGACCTCCGGGGGCAGGCGTGACTCACATGCCGACCAGACTTCCCGGCGCACCTGGCGTGCCGCGTCGTGCGGCACTTTGTTTAGTTTACCTAAAGTGCCGCTGCGCCGGGGCCGGTGATCTTCACCGTAGTCGCCCGGGAGGCACCCGGCACGTTCGCCGGCCGGGTGCCCCCCGGGGTGCCGCTCAGTCCTCGCTGGGTGCCGCGGGCAGCTTGGTCTGGATGAGATCCATGACCGTGGAGTCCGTCAGCGTGGTCACGTCACCGAGCTGGCGGTTCTCGGCGACGTCCCGCAGCAGCCGGCGCATGATCTTGCCGGAGCGGGTCTTCGGCAGCTCCGCCACCGGCAGGATCCGCTTGGGCTTGGCGATCGGGCCGAGCGTGGCGCCGACGTGGTCGCGCAGCTCGCCGACGAGCGCCTCGGTCTCCGAAGCCGTCCCGCGCAGGATCACGAACGCGACGATGGCCTGGCCGGTGGTCTCGTCCGCGGCACCCACGACGGCGGCCTCGGCGACCGACGGGTGCGAGACGAGGGCCGACTCCACCTCGGTGGTGGAGATGTTGTGCCCGGAGACGAGCATCACGTCGTCCACCCGGCCCAGCAGCCAGATGTCGCCGTCGTCGTCCTTCTTCGCCCCGTCCCCGGCGAAGTACCTGCCCTCGAAGCGGGACCAGTAGGTGTCGATGAACCGCTGGTCGTCGCCCCAGATGGTGCGCAGCATCGACGGCCACGGCTCGGTCAGCACCAGATAGCCACCGCCGCCGTTCGGCACCTCGTTCGCCTCGTCGTCGACGACCGTGGCGCTGATGCCGGGCAGCGGACGCTGCGCGGAGCCAGGCTTGGCCTCGGTCACGCCGGGCAGCGGCGAGATCATCATGGCGCCGGTCTCGGTCTGCCACCAGGTGTCCACGACCGGCGTCCGGTCGGCGCCGATGTGCTTGCGGTACCAGATCCACGCCTCGGGGTTGATGGGCTCGCCCACCGAGCCCAGGACGCGCAGGGAGGACAGGTCGAACTTGGCGGGGATGTCGTCGCCCCACTTCATGAACGTCCGGATCGCGGTCGGCGCGGTGTAGAGGATCGTGACCTTGTACTTCTGCACGATCTCCCAGAACCGGCCCTGGTGCGGGGTGTCCGGCGTGCCCTCGTACATCACCTGGGTCGCGCCGTTGGCCAGCGGGCCGTACACGATGTACGAGTGGCCGGTCACCCAGCCGACGTCGGCCGTGCACCAGTACACGTCCGTCTCCGGCTTGAGGTCGAAGACCGCCCAGTGGGTGTAGGCCGCCTGGGTGAGGTAGCCGCCCGAGGTGTGCAGGATGCCCTTCGGCTTCCCCGTCGTACCCGAGGTGTAGAGGATGAACAGCGGGTGCTCCGCCTCGAACGCCTCCGGGGTGTGCTCGGCGGACTGCCGGCCCACCAGCTCGTGCCACCACACGTCCCGCTCGCCGTCCCAGGCGACCTCCTGGCCGGTACGGCGCACCACCAGCACGTGCTCGACGTTGTCGACCTTGGCGATCGCCTCGTCCACGGCCGGCTTGAGCGCGGAGGGCTTGCCGCGCCGGTAGCCGCCGTCGGCCGTGATGACGACCTTGGCGTCCGCGTCCTGGATCCGGGTCGCGAGCGCGTCCGCCGAGAAGCCGCCGAAGACGACCGAGTGGGCCGCGCCGATCCGGGCCGAGGCCAGCATCGCGATCGCGGTCTCCGGGATCATCGGCATGTAGATGGCGACCCGGTCGCCCTTGCGTACGCCCAGCTCCAGCAGGGCGTTGGCGGCCCTGGAGACCTCGTCCTTCAGCTCCGCGTAGGTGATCGCGCGGCTGTCGCCTGGCTCGCCCTCGAAGTGGATGGCGACGCGGTCCCCGTGCCCGGCCTCCACATGCCGGTCCACGCAGTTGTACGCGACGTTCAGCTCGCCGTCCTTGAACCACTTCGCGAACGGCGGGTTCGACCAGTCCAGCGTCTCGGTCGGTTCCTTGGCCCAGGTCAGCCGGCGGGCCTGCTCGGCCCAGAAGCCGAGCCTGTCAGCCTTGGCCTGTTCATACGCCTCCGCGGTGACGTTGGCGTGCTCTGCCAGGTCGGCGGGCGGCGCGAACCTGCGTTCTTCCTTGAGCAGGTTGGCCAGGCTCTCGTTGCTCACGACATCTCCCTTTCGAAGGGTGTCCGTTGTGTCCCAGGCCACAGCTCATCAGACGCGGGGGGCGGATGACAAGGGTCGGCGGAAAATTGGTTTAGACCTGTCCGGGGGTGGTGGCCCACACCCGTCCGCCTGCCCCCTCACCTTTGCCGACGCCTTCCGCGACGTCCTCGAACACTGTTCCTCCCTCCGTTCCTCCTTCCGTTCGCGCGAGCAGGTACGCCTGTGCCTCGCCCACATGGAAATACATGCCGTGCAGTTCCAGTTCCCCCTTGGCCAGCGCACGGGCGACCGACGCGTGCGCCCGCAGATGCGCCAACTGCTGGACCACGTTGGTCAGGCACAGCAGCTCCACCGCGTCCGCGGGGGCCCGCCCGGCCAGCCGGGGCCGGTCGCGGTGGTCGCCGGCCGTCCGCGCCAGGCTCGGCAGCCCGTGCCGCAGCCACCGCCGCAGTGGGGTGTCCCCCGGGCCGGCCCCGCCGGCCAGCAGTGCCTGCATCGCTCCGCACCCCGAGTGCCCGCACACCGTGATGGAGCGCACCCCGAGCACCTCCACCGCGTACTCGATGGCGGCGGCCACCGAGTCGTCGCCGTGCTCCTCGCCCGGCGGCGGCACCAGGTTGCCGACGTTGCGGACGACGAACAGATCGCCGGGACCACTGGCGGTGATCATCGACGTGACGAGGCGGGAGTCGGCGCAGGTGAGGAAGAGCTGTGACGGCCGCTGGCCCTCCCGGGCCAGCCGCGCCAGCTCCTCCCGTACCAGCGGGGCGGTGTTCCGCTGGAACGAGCTGATGCCACGGGCCAGTTCCCGGCCGGCCTCCTGGCCCGCCGGGGCGGCGGGGGCCTCGGCGAAGCAGGACTGGTGGTTGCGCCAGGGCGTCCAGGGGCGGCACCGGCACTCGGCGGCCGGGGCCCGCTCGGCGGTCCGGATTCCGCCGCGCCGGCCCGCCAGGTCGGCCGTGCCTCCCCGGGCGGTGTGGGCACTGCGCCAGTCCTGCAGTGACTCGTACGCCGCGTGGTCCATGAACGAACCGTCCAACTCCACGACGGCGTGGGCGCCCTGGGGTACGAGATGCAGAGCTCTGCTGAGCCGGGGCACCGCGAGGAAGGTCAGCTGACCTCGGACCTGTACGTGATGGACTCCTTCCTTCTCTTCGTGGGTGATACGGGTGTGGGCGAGGCGGTGCAGGGCGAGGGCGACCGCCACGGCGACCCCGAGGAGCACGCCCTGCAGGACGCCGAGGGCCACCACGCCGAGTGTGGTCGCGGCGTAGACCGGCACTTCGCGGTGGCGCGTCACCGTGCGGATGTGGTGCAGGGACACCATCTGGATGCCGACGGCCATCACCAGGGCGGCGAGGGAGGCGAGCGGGATCTCCTCCAGGACCGGGACCATCAGCAGCGCGGCGACTACTACGAGAACGCCGTGCAGCATCGTGGAGTTCCGGCTCACCGCACCGGATTTCACATTCGCGGTACTGCGCACGGCCACGCCCGCGATCGGCAGTCCGCCGAGGGACCCGGAGACGATGTTTGCGGCGCCTTGGCCGAGCAGCTCGCGGTCCAGGTCGGAGCGGCCGACGTGGGGCTGTGGGCCCGGCCGGGCGGCGACCAGCTTGTCCACGGCCACGGCACCGAGCAGCGACTGCACGCTGCACACCAGGGTGGTGGTGAGCACGGCGGCCGCGAGGCCGAGCACCGGGCCCTCGGGCAGTCCGGCCAGGGCGTGACTGTGCCAGGACGGCAGCTCGACCCGGGGCAGCGCCAGGCCGGCGAGGGCGGCGGTCGCGGCGGCCCCGGTGACGGCGACGAGGGGGGCCGGCACCCGGCGCAGCAGCCGGCCCGTCCGGCCGGGCAGGCGCGGCCAGGCCGTCAGCAGGGCCAGGGTCAGCGCGCTCATCGACACGGCGGCCGGGTCCAGCCGCGCCAACTGGGCGGGCAGCTCCCGCAGGTTGGCGAGGACGGAGCTGTCCGGGCTGCCGCCGAGGACGATGTGCAGCTGGGCGACGGCGATGGTGATGCCGATACCGGCGAGCATGCCGTGCACCACGGCCGGGCTGACCGCGAGCGCGCCGCGCGCCACCCGCAGGCAGCCGAGGCCCAGTTGGGCCACGCCGGCGAGGACGGTGATGCCGCAGGTCGTCCGCCAGCCGTAACGGTGGATCAAGTCGGCGGTGACCACGGTGAGTCCGGCGGCGGGTCCGCTGACCTGCAGGGGGCAGCCGCCCAGCCGGCCGGCGACGATCCCGCCGACCGCGGCGGCCACGAGGCCGGCCTGGAGCGGGGCGCCGGTGGCCAGCGCGATGCCGAGGGAGAGCGGCAGGGCGATGAGGAAGACCGCGACGGCCGCGGACAGGTCGGCGCCCGCCACGGGAAAGCGGCGGGGTGCGGGTGCGGGACTGTGGGGTGGGCGGGGGTGCTGGGCGTGAGGGGGTGCGCAGGCTGACATGTTCCCGTCTCCTCCGGGGCGGCGCGGTCGCGGACTGGGTGGGACCCGCGGCGATGGGCGGGCTCGGTCGCGGCCGTGGGTCACGGCGTGCAGCGGCGGGATGGACCAACGTTCGGTAAAAGAACCGTAATGCCACGTAAAGCCAGAGCATAGCTTTCCGGTGCAAATGGGGCAGATGATCCCTCGCTTGGGTGAAGTGAGCAGATGATCGGCTTGTCGTACTAATTCCTTCTC contains these protein-coding regions:
- a CDS encoding NUDIX hydrolase; protein product: MTRASDTQGGPVTFSREGLPDWLEPVVRAAETVQPLQLSRFLPPENGSGRQSAVLILFGEGERGPELLLMERAGSLRSHAGQPSFPGGALDPEDGDPQGEGPLRAALREAEEETGLDPSGVQLFGVLPRLYIPVSGFVVTPVLGWWRKPSPVGVVDPNETARVFTVPVADLTDPANRATAVHPRGHSGPAFLVESALVWGFTAGVIDRLLHYAGWERPWDRGKQVPLDWHA
- a CDS encoding MBL fold metallo-hydrolase, which produces MTDASVLPGQPRGGVSSGPATERAVNVLAPNASAMTLDGTNTWIVAEPDSDLAVVIDPGPLDDGHLRNVVDTAERAGKRIALTLLTHGHPDHAEGAARFAELTATRVRALDPALRLGDEGLAAGDVITVGGLELRVVPTPGHTADSLSFHLPADRAVLTGDTILGRGTTVVAHPDGRLGDYLDSLRRLRSLTVDDGVHTVLPGHGPVLEDAQGAVEFYLAHRAHRLAQVETAVEDGYRTAAQVVAHVYADVDRSLWPAAELSVRAQMDYLSEHGLI
- a CDS encoding alpha/beta fold hydrolase, with the translated sequence MTEPAAPSAVRIEGPWSHRDVAANGARFHIAELGDGPLVLLLHGFPQFWWTWRHQLTALADAGYRAVAMDLRGVGGSDRTPRGYDPANLALDVTGVIRSLGEPDAALVGHDLGGYLAWTAAAMRPKLVRRLAVVSMPHPRRWRAAMLRDARQTAASSYIWGFQRPWLPERQLTADDGALAGRLIRDWSGPRLPEDAAVETYRRAMCIPSTAHCAIEPYRWLVRSLARPDGVQFYRRMKRPVRVPTLHLHGSLDPVTRTRSAAGSGEYVEAPYRWRLFDGLGHFPHEEDPVAFSTELINWLKDPEPDR
- the nth gene encoding endonuclease III, with product MGEQSPGGSNKKGKSAKKAPVVVKKAAAVEKSAGKAAPVKKIAVRPPAGESPTALVRRARRVNRELAEVYPYAHPELDFENPFQLLVATVLSAQTTDLRVNQTTPALFARYPTPEDLAAANPEEVEEILRPCGFFRAKTRSVIGLSKALVENFGGEVPGKLEALVTLPGVGRKTAFVVLGNAFGRPGITVDTHFQRLVRRWQWTDETDPDKIEAAVGALFPKSDWTDLSHHVIWHGRRICHARKPACGACPIAPLCPAYGEGETDPEKARKLLKYEKGGFPGQRLKPPQAYLDAGGKPAPPLGAA
- a CDS encoding Crp/Fnr family transcriptional regulator, whose amino-acid sequence is MDDVLRRNPLFAALDDEQAAELRASMSEVTLARGDSLFHEGDPGDRLYVVTEGKVKLHRTSPDGRENMLAVVGPGELIGELSLFDPGPRTATATALTEVKLLGLGHGDLQPWLNARPEVAGALLRAVARRLRKTNDAMSDLVFSDVPGRVARALLDLSRRFGVQSEEGIHVVHDLTQEELAQLVGASRETVNKALADFAQRGWLRLEARAVILLDVERLAKRSR
- a CDS encoding nucleotidyltransferase domain-containing protein, whose translation is MTVLPAPRGVDAQGRLAREGSLARVPPAFRPVVAAVRDRLPAVFGTRLHSAYLYGSVPRGTARVGRSDLDLLVALHGEPADADRAAARALGQALDQEFRQIDGVGTLLYGRERLLSDLERYDLGWFVACLCTPLLGDDLAEHLPRYRPDSLLARETNGDLGRWLPHWRERIAGAEDTEEARRPLVRFMSRHLVRTGFTLVMPRWQGWTSDLREMAEVFGAYYPQRAAELRRAAEYGYEPVGDPEVLRSYVDELGPWLAAEYARVHGVKAPRPD
- a CDS encoding MarP family serine protease, whose translation is MNVLDILLLLAAVWFAVVGYRQGFVVGILSVIGFLGGGLVAVYTLPVIWDAVTGQAEVGTTAAVVAVVVVIVCASIGQALTTHLGNKLRRYITWSPARALDATGGALVNVVAMLLVAWLIGSALAGTTLPTLGKEVRGSKVLLGVSRALPAQADTWFADFSAVLAQNGFPQVFSPFSNEPIKDVQPPDPALANSSVAFRAQRSIVKVTGTAQSCGKVLEGTGFVFADRRVMTNAHVVGGVDAPRVQIGGEGRKYDAKVVLYDWKRDIAVLDVPDLKATALRFTGQDAAGGDGAIVAGFPENGSYDVRAARVRGRITANGPDIYHRGTVRRDVYSLYATVRQGNSGGPLLTPDGKVYGVVFAKSLDDEDTGYALTADEIQPDVERGRTANEQVGTDSCAL